The Hyalangium gracile genome has a window encoding:
- a CDS encoding serine/threonine-protein kinase codes for MVPGGEESLYGEELSPGALVGGWVVEQLHYQGPVSILYRARELRTGAPTALKVMRSLFTETSTALRRFRREADTLQRLRHPHIVEVLGYGELADGRPFIAMEWLEGKDLAAELATKGPLSASEALEVLEQVGAALRAAHEAGVVHRDLKVQNVMRLPGGPEPRVKLVDFGVAKGLSPEAPGASTLTQTGAVLGTPLSMAPEQIRGEVPDPRTDLYAMGVLLFQLLTGQPPFQGATSHEVEEQHLHAPPPRVSERAPVPAALDGVVHRCLQKRREERYADVDELLEDLRRAVRGGQGPARVGRAVALYAEAHVDGEPDATSLEQLDLVLERAGAVARVAGLELKVDGAGCLLAAAPLPEDVAGEHSARARVLTAALDLLEYAGALTPLRRVRLSLTVHVDAAPAPRELAGPTPSEPGGLLWLPGWAAHSGHGLAATGAAVHGLEADFRVEPGGAAGLARVTGRR; via the coding sequence ATGGTCCCTGGAGGAGAGGAGTCGCTCTACGGAGAGGAGCTGTCCCCCGGCGCCCTGGTGGGCGGCTGGGTGGTGGAGCAGCTCCACTACCAGGGGCCCGTCTCCATCCTCTACCGCGCCCGGGAGCTGCGCACCGGGGCTCCCACGGCGCTGAAGGTGATGCGCTCGCTGTTCACCGAGACGAGCACCGCGCTGCGGCGCTTCCGCCGCGAGGCGGACACCCTCCAGCGGCTGCGCCACCCGCACATCGTCGAGGTGCTGGGGTACGGAGAGCTGGCGGACGGCCGGCCCTTCATCGCCATGGAGTGGCTGGAGGGGAAGGACCTGGCCGCCGAGCTGGCCACGAAAGGGCCGCTCTCCGCCTCCGAGGCGCTGGAGGTGCTGGAGCAGGTGGGCGCCGCGCTTCGGGCCGCGCATGAGGCAGGCGTGGTGCACCGGGACCTGAAGGTGCAGAACGTGATGCGGCTGCCCGGAGGGCCCGAGCCCCGCGTGAAGCTGGTGGACTTCGGAGTGGCCAAGGGCCTGTCCCCGGAGGCCCCGGGCGCCTCCACGCTGACGCAGACGGGCGCGGTGCTGGGCACCCCGCTGTCCATGGCGCCGGAGCAGATCCGCGGCGAGGTGCCTGATCCGCGCACCGACCTGTACGCGATGGGCGTGCTCCTCTTCCAGCTCCTCACCGGGCAGCCTCCCTTCCAGGGGGCGACTTCCCACGAGGTGGAGGAGCAGCACCTGCACGCGCCGCCCCCCCGGGTGAGCGAGCGCGCTCCGGTGCCGGCCGCGCTGGATGGCGTGGTGCACCGCTGCCTGCAGAAGCGGCGCGAGGAGCGCTACGCGGACGTGGACGAGCTGCTGGAGGACCTGCGGCGCGCGGTGCGGGGAGGCCAGGGGCCGGCGCGGGTGGGGCGCGCGGTGGCGCTCTACGCGGAGGCGCACGTGGACGGCGAGCCGGATGCCACCTCGCTGGAGCAGCTGGATCTGGTGCTGGAGCGGGCGGGCGCCGTGGCGCGCGTCGCCGGGCTGGAGCTGAAGGTGGACGGGGCGGGGTGCCTGCTCGCGGCGGCGCCGCTGCCCGAGGATGTGGCCGGGGAGCACTCCGCCCGAGCCCGGGTGCTGACGGCGGCGCTGGATCTGCTCGAGTACGCCGGGGCGCTCACGCCCTTGCGTCGGGTGAGGCTGAGCCTCACGGTGCATGTGGACGCGGCGCCGGCGCCTCGAGAGCTGGCGGGGCCCACGCCCTCGGAGCCGGGTGGCCTGCTGTGGCTGCCGGGGTGGGCGGCACACTCGGGCCATGGGCTGGCCGCCACGGGCGCGGCGGTGCACGGGCTGGAGGCGGACTTCCGGGTGGAGCCCGGAGGCGCGGCGGGCCTGGCGCGCGTCACCGGCCGCCGCTGA
- a CDS encoding DUF4082 domain-containing protein, whose product MSHRRLSTLLPLLLSVLALTRCAPPEASEPDAPLEESTQALSPGGGLRVMTYNIKHGELSSLEAIASVINGQAPDIVALQEVDVLTNRSGKVDQATRLGQLTGMYASFVPSLLSYDGGQYGLTLLSRYPIVSSQRIPLTSAAEQRILALYEVQLDAAHRIPVGVSHFGPTGATERNSQAAEVKAALAGRTWAVFAGDFNATPSESSITSLLQQFTDAWARGGSGSGYTSSASFPTKRIDYVMLGSSWTSPLTASVVGASSQSDHRPVVATLILPWSQTLLGDRTPGTAVQADTKAVEVGVRFRSNVAGTIEALRFYRGTGNANGYVARLWTHSGTLLAQVSVRDGRLPGWQEATLPAPVSITAGTTYVVSYYSSNGQFARDVNGLTNAIVSGNLTAPASASVGGNGVYVYATGGGFPTSSYKDTNYWVDVRFKPAQ is encoded by the coding sequence ATGAGCCACCGCCGCCTCTCCACCCTCCTTCCCCTCCTGCTGTCCGTGCTGGCCCTCACCCGCTGCGCGCCGCCGGAGGCCTCCGAGCCGGACGCCCCCCTGGAGGAGAGCACCCAGGCCCTCAGCCCCGGCGGCGGCCTGCGCGTCATGACGTACAACATCAAGCACGGGGAGCTCAGCAGCCTCGAGGCCATCGCCAGCGTCATCAACGGCCAGGCCCCGGACATCGTCGCGCTGCAGGAGGTGGATGTCCTCACCAACCGCTCGGGCAAGGTGGATCAGGCCACGCGCCTGGGCCAGCTCACCGGCATGTACGCCTCCTTCGTGCCCTCGCTGCTCAGCTATGACGGGGGCCAGTACGGGCTCACGCTCCTGTCCCGCTACCCCATCGTCTCCTCGCAGCGCATCCCCCTCACCTCCGCCGCCGAGCAGCGCATCCTCGCCCTCTACGAGGTGCAGTTGGACGCCGCGCACCGCATCCCCGTGGGCGTCAGCCACTTCGGCCCCACCGGCGCCACCGAGCGCAACAGCCAGGCCGCCGAGGTGAAGGCCGCCCTCGCCGGGAGGACGTGGGCCGTCTTCGCCGGTGACTTCAACGCCACGCCCTCCGAGTCCAGCATCACCAGCCTGCTGCAGCAGTTCACCGACGCGTGGGCGCGCGGCGGCTCGGGCAGCGGCTACACCAGCTCCGCCAGCTTCCCCACCAAGCGCATCGACTACGTGATGCTCGGCTCCTCGTGGACGTCTCCCCTCACCGCCAGCGTCGTCGGCGCCTCGTCCCAGTCGGACCACCGCCCCGTCGTCGCCACCCTCATCCTGCCGTGGAGCCAGACGCTGCTGGGCGATCGCACCCCGGGCACCGCCGTCCAGGCGGACACCAAGGCCGTCGAGGTGGGCGTCCGCTTCCGCAGCAACGTGGCGGGCACCATCGAGGCGCTCCGCTTCTACCGCGGCACCGGCAACGCCAACGGCTACGTGGCCCGGCTGTGGACCCACTCGGGCACCCTGCTGGCCCAGGTGTCCGTGCGAGATGGGCGGCTCCCCGGATGGCAGGAGGCCACCCTCCCCGCCCCCGTCTCCATCACCGCGGGCACCACCTACGTCGTCTCCTACTACTCGTCCAACGGGCAGTTCGCGCGCGACGTGAACGGGCTCACCAACGCCATCGTCAGCGGCAACCTCACCGCGCCGGCCAGCGCCAGCGTGGGCGGCAACGGCGTCTACGTCTACGCCACGGGCGGAGGCTTCCCGACGAGCTCCTATAAGGACACCAACTACTGGGTGGACGTCCGCTTCAAGCCCGCGCAGTGA
- a CDS encoding sigma 54-interacting transcriptional regulator, which translates to MAPSDRNRDILLTLDSQGQGNPEGGSAEGGNLHETLPYEHARRPEGLPAVRRFRLTVVEGPGLGTFWESASDVCSIGSHPLNDFPLDDSTVSRFHCEVRIGPRGPQVKDLDSTNGVIVDGVQVAEGYLRGGSLLRLGRAVLRFDFSAENNRLQLSAHTRFGSLVGTSVAMRGCFALLERAAARDVTVLLEGETGTGKSQAAQAVHEASSRRDKPFIVVDCGAIPSNLLESELFGHEKGAFTGAMGRRAGAFEEAHGGTVFLDEIGELPAELQPKLLRVLENREIRRVGSNTYQPVDIRLIAATHRELRGEVNAGRFRSDLFFRLAVLRITLPSLRQRPEDLPTLVEKLLASLGAAPEHTQALRTPEFISRLQHAAWPGNVRELRNYLERCLVFEDALALSEEQARTEGTLEIDPTQPYAEQRRRVMDDFERRYLRALLEKHQGKVAQAATTAGVDRVHLYRLLRRHGIKP; encoded by the coding sequence ATGGCGCCGTCAGATCGAAACCGAGACATTCTGCTCACCCTGGACTCCCAGGGTCAGGGGAACCCCGAGGGCGGAAGCGCCGAGGGCGGCAACCTCCACGAGACGCTCCCCTACGAGCACGCGCGCCGTCCGGAGGGCCTGCCCGCCGTGCGCCGCTTCCGCCTCACGGTGGTGGAGGGCCCCGGGCTGGGCACCTTCTGGGAGTCCGCCTCGGACGTGTGCTCCATCGGCTCGCACCCGCTCAATGACTTCCCGCTGGATGACTCCACCGTGTCGCGCTTCCACTGCGAGGTGCGCATCGGGCCGCGCGGCCCCCAGGTGAAGGACCTGGACAGCACCAACGGCGTCATCGTGGACGGCGTGCAGGTGGCGGAGGGCTACCTGCGCGGCGGCAGCCTGCTGCGGCTGGGCCGGGCCGTGCTGCGCTTCGACTTCAGCGCGGAGAACAACCGGCTGCAGCTGTCCGCGCACACGCGCTTTGGCTCCCTGGTGGGCACCTCGGTGGCCATGCGCGGGTGCTTCGCCCTGCTGGAGCGCGCGGCGGCCCGTGACGTGACGGTGCTGCTGGAGGGCGAGACGGGCACCGGCAAGAGCCAGGCCGCCCAGGCCGTGCACGAGGCCAGCTCCCGGCGGGACAAGCCCTTCATCGTCGTGGACTGCGGCGCCATCCCCTCCAACCTGCTGGAGAGCGAGCTGTTCGGCCACGAGAAGGGCGCCTTCACCGGCGCCATGGGCCGGCGCGCCGGCGCCTTCGAGGAGGCCCACGGCGGCACCGTCTTCCTGGACGAGATTGGCGAGCTGCCCGCCGAGCTCCAGCCCAAGCTGCTGCGCGTGCTGGAGAACCGGGAGATCCGCCGCGTGGGCAGCAACACCTACCAGCCGGTGGACATCCGCCTCATCGCCGCCACCCACCGCGAGCTGCGCGGCGAGGTGAACGCGGGCCGCTTCCGCTCGGATCTCTTCTTCCGGCTCGCGGTGCTGCGCATCACCCTGCCCTCGCTCCGCCAGCGGCCGGAGGATCTGCCCACGCTGGTGGAGAAGCTCCTGGCCTCGCTGGGCGCCGCCCCCGAGCACACCCAGGCCCTGCGCACCCCCGAGTTCATCTCCCGGCTGCAGCACGCGGCCTGGCCGGGCAACGTGCGAGAGCTGCGCAACTACCTGGAGCGGTGCCTCGTCTTCGAGGACGCGCTCGCGCTCTCCGAGGAGCAGGCGCGCACCGAGGGGACGCTGGAGATCGATCCCACCCAGCCCTACGCGGAGCAGCGCCGCCGGGTGATGGACGACTTCGAGCGGCGCTACCTGCGGGCCCTGCTGGAGAAGCACCAGGGCAAGGTGGCCCAGGCCGCCACCACCGCGGGCGTGGACCGCGTCCACCTCTACCGGCTGCTGCGCCGTCACGGGATAAAACCGTGA
- a CDS encoding Rossmann-fold NAD(P)-binding domain-containing protein (catalyzes the interconversion of alanine and pyruvate), which produces MPTLLLSANDLRSLYSVELGLNAVERAFRAHGLGEALMPAKVYLSLPKYDGDFRAMPAFLDGAAGVKWVNAHPRNPEKHHLPTVRAVYVLSDPETASPLAIMDGTLLTAWRTGAAGGVASKYLGRGKPRTLGLVGCGVQARVLIDAHRALFEGLELLLADASEAAAQALQKEKGGRVVSLQEASGADIVCTSTPVRSPVVKREWIRAGAHINAMGADAPGKQELDPRILLEGRIFIDDEEQALHSGEVNVPLHDGQLRKEQIAGTLGEVVAGRKPGRKGDEITIFDSTGLAVQDVALAKALYDVARAKGVGQMFDLVGSG; this is translated from the coding sequence ATGCCGACCCTCCTCCTCAGTGCGAACGATCTCCGAAGCCTCTACTCCGTCGAGCTGGGCCTGAACGCCGTGGAGCGTGCCTTCCGCGCGCACGGCCTGGGCGAGGCCCTGATGCCCGCGAAGGTGTACCTCTCGCTGCCGAAGTACGACGGTGACTTCCGCGCGATGCCGGCGTTCCTGGACGGCGCGGCGGGGGTGAAGTGGGTGAACGCGCATCCGCGCAACCCGGAGAAGCACCACCTGCCGACGGTGCGCGCGGTGTACGTGCTGAGCGATCCGGAGACGGCGTCGCCGCTGGCCATCATGGACGGGACGCTGCTGACGGCGTGGCGCACGGGCGCGGCGGGTGGCGTGGCGTCCAAGTACCTGGGGCGCGGCAAGCCGCGGACGTTGGGGTTGGTGGGCTGTGGCGTGCAGGCGCGGGTGCTCATCGACGCGCACCGGGCGCTGTTCGAGGGGCTGGAGCTGCTGCTCGCGGATGCCTCGGAGGCGGCGGCGCAGGCGCTGCAGAAGGAGAAGGGCGGGCGGGTGGTGAGCCTGCAGGAGGCGTCGGGGGCGGACATCGTCTGCACCTCCACGCCGGTGCGCTCGCCGGTGGTGAAGCGCGAGTGGATCCGCGCGGGGGCGCACATCAACGCGATGGGCGCGGACGCGCCGGGCAAGCAGGAGCTGGATCCGCGCATCCTGCTGGAGGGGCGCATCTTCATCGACGACGAGGAGCAGGCGCTGCACTCGGGCGAGGTGAACGTGCCGCTGCACGACGGGCAGCTCCGCAAGGAGCAGATCGCGGGCACGCTGGGCGAGGTGGTGGCGGGCCGGAAGCCGGGGCGCAAGGGCGACGAGATCACGATCTTCGACTCGACGGGCCTGGCGGTGCAGGACGTGGCGCTGGCGAAGGCGCTCTACGACGTGGCGCGTGCCAAGGGCGTCGGGCAGATGTTCGATCTGGTGGGCAGCGGGTAG